DNA sequence from the Leptospira limi genome:
AATCATTACATTTCAATCTTGTTTATATGATTTCTATAGGAAAGAATTTGTTTCTGAGAAAGACAAAAACGAAGATGTTTTGTTGCTTGCCTTACTTGGACTTCTGCCAAATCCCAATCAAAAATTATTTGGATTTATCCCAGGAAGTTCAAGGACTTTAGAAAATTCCCAATTTGTATCCGTTGACTTGTATCCAAAGGCCAATGCCAAAAAAATTATTTTAGTTCATGGTTGGAATCCTGCCGAAAGAGATTCTGATCCGATTACAAACGATGAGAAAAAAATTCAGAATATAAAAAATACATTCTCTAATGGACTCATTCACTACCAAGAAGGAAGGGATTCTGCAAAATCAGAATTTGATTTGTACGTATATACCTATCGAACTTCAAACAGTATTTTAGTGAATGGTAAACAGTTTTACGCCACTTTACGTGCCAGTTTTGTTGATACTGATTCCGTTTATATTGTAGCTCATTCCATGGGGGGGCTTGTGACTCGAGTCGCTCTAGCGAAAGAAACTGGAGATTTACCCTTTGTACGTTTGGTTGTCACTCTTGCCAGTCCGCAATACGGATCACCTTTTGCTACAAATAACTTTTTAGGTTCAAATCCTTTTGTAAATGAACTAGGTACTTATTTAGTAGAAACTCAAGGTGGGCAGGAACTTGCGTATACCAACCAAGGCAATTTACAACCAGTCTTGTCTGGTGCCACAAATCTTGTATTAGATGCTTTGAATGATTCATACCTTAAATCAGGTTTTAATAATAAGTTTATCAGTTTTGCAGGGGTCTTAAGTAGCTGTAGTGTTGGCGAAACATTTTATTATAACACAGGATGTAACCTACTATCCAATGCTGGATTTACTCAATCAGACGGAATCGTTCCTGTCAATAGCGCAAGGATTGGAAACCTCAGTACCAAACAAATCAATGTAGCTGATTGTGATCATTCCATGATGGCATTCCAGACAATCAATATTGATGATACAAAAAGCCGGAATTTATTCTCTCAGGTAATCACTGAGATTCGAAATCACCCATAATGAAATTTTTTACGGTTTGGATTTAGACTGTATCTTTTGAACGGAAAAAATGAGTCCCAAAAGACCAATTAGAAAAAACAGAATTCCAAATCTAATTTCTCCTTCGTTCCAAAATAGACATTGAATCGTGTAGAGTCCTCCAAATATAAAACTCAATCCGAAAATTGTACCCATCAAGGACACAACGATATGGTTCGGATAAACACTTTGTTTGTATTCTGGATTTTCACTGAAAAAACCCCTCCAAAAAAAATGCGGTGGTTTTGTAGTTTCATAAAAAGAATATAAGATATCCTTTTTTGTATTGGGAAGTAAATAAGTGGAAAGTAATAAGATCATCGCTGAACTTATGGAAGTGTATAGGATAGAATAAGGAAATGGAAAATGTAGTAAATGTGAGTAAACAATATATAAAATGGGAGAAAGAATCAGTGCTAAAATTTCAGTCCAAGCTGAAATTCTCCAAAAATACCATCTAACAATTAATACAAATCCAATACCAGAAGATGCTTCTAGTAAAAATACCCAAGCCCCTTTGATGGTATCCATTCCATACACTGCTAGGAAAAATGAAAGTATTGCTGTAAGGAGTTGTATGAGATAAGAAACTTTTACAAAATAAATATCTGATTTTTTTTCCGTCGTGAAAGGTTTCCATAAATCATTGACCAGATAAGATGCCCCCCAATTCAAATGCGTAGCTAAGGTGGATAAATACGCAGCCAAAAAAGCACTGAGCATTAATCCTTTCATTCCATTTGGCATTCCTTCTTGTAATACCATGAGAAATCCCTTACCACTTTCTATCTCAGATAAACTTGTGTATAATACGAGAGATACAAGTGCTACTAAAATCCAAGGCCAAGGTCTAACAAAATAATGAGCAATCACAAACCATAGACTACCCTTAAGCGCTGCAGATTCATTTTTGGTAGCAAGGATTCTCTGTGCTATGTATCCCCCACCTCCAGGTTCAGAGCCTGGATACCAACTTGACCACCAAAGAACCGTTAGAAGGATTAAGAAATGATCCCAAGGAAGTGATCCATTTTCACCATTGGGGAAAAATAGGATTTTGTCCTTGGGTAAATGTGATTTTAAATTTTCTAAACCACCAATCGAAGGAAGTTGGAGAGCAAAATAAGCAAACAGGATACATCCAATCCACGCTAAAAAAAATTGAAAAACATCAATGTAAGAAATTCCGCGTAATCCAGCGATGGCAGTATAAATGACACCGAATAACAATAGAAATATTAATACAAGAGCGGAATTGATACTTGGAAAAAAAACAGGTAAGATTTTTAACATGGCCAGGTTTACCCAACCAAGGATTACCAAATTGAGAAGTAACCCAATGACAAATGCTTTAAATCCTCTTAAAAATTCGGCTTCCTTACCACTATAACGAATTTGAATGAGTTCTAAGTCAGTGCTTGCTCCTGATCGTTTCCAAAGTTTGGAAAAGAAAAATACAGTAACAAACCCACCAACAGCCATATACCACCAAATCCAATTCCCAGAGATACCTTGTGTTCGAATAATCTCTGTTACGGCGAGCGGTGTGTCAGCAGCAAACGTTGTTGCTACCATCGCAGTTCCTGCAACAAACCAATTTAAACTTCCTTCTGCTTGGAAATATTCTTTTGTGGAATTGTTTTTAGCTCGGAAACGATAGAGAATGAGAAATATAATGAGAAAAGGAAAAAAGAAAAAAAGATAATCTAAGACATGAAATGAATTCATAACCTTACTTTGATGCCCATTTCTTTCATTGTCTGTTTTGTTTCTTGGATGGAAAATTCTCCAAAATGAAAAATGGAAGCAGCAAGAACAGCATCAGCACCACCACGTAAAATGACTTCCGCCATGTGTTCAGGATTACCTGCTCCACCTGAAGCAATAATCGGGATGGAGAGATTATTTGTGAATGTTTTCATCAATGTAATATCAAATCCATCTTTGGTGCCATCTTTGTCCATGGAAGTGAGTAAAATTTCCCCAGCACCCATTTCATATGCTTCACGTCCCCAATCTAATGCTTCTCGACCAGTTTCTGCTCTCCCACCATTGAGATACACTTCATATCGTTTTCGTTCTGGATGGAATTTCACATCAATTGCACAAACGATACATTGTGATCCATAAATCTCACTAGCATCTTTTAAAAGTTTTGGGTTTTGAAAGGCACTTGTATTGATCGAAACTTTGTCTGCTCCTTTATTAAGGACTGCTTTGACATCATCAATGGTGCGAATTCCGCCACCAACTGTGAAAGGGATAAATAATTTGTTCGCAACCTCTTCTACTAAATGCAAAAGAATGTCTCGTTTGTCAGAGGAAGCAGTGATGTCTAAAAAACACAATTCATCTGCTTTGTTTTCTTCATATGCAATCGCACACGAAACGGGATCTCCAGCATCAATCAAATTGACAAACTGGACCCCTTTTACCACTCTTCCTCCTTTGATATCCAAACAAGGAATCACTCTTTTGGTTAATTCATCCATTCTATTTGATCTCTTTAGGCAATGTTATCTTACAAAGATCTAATTTGGAGATTGAATTGGCATAACTGAGTAATTTAACTTCATCAAAATGGGACGATGTTAGTTGGATTCCAATTGGAAGACCATTTTGATCCACACCTGCAGGACAACTGATTGCAGGAACCCCTGCTAAATTCACGGAAGTTGTTAGAATATCAGCTTGGTACATTTGAATGGGGTCTTTTGTTTTCTCACCCACTTTGAATGCTGTTGTTGGCGATGTAGGTTGTAAAATGATATCTACTGACTTAAAAAAATCTGCATATTGTTTTCGGATGAGAACCCTTGCTTTTTGAGCCTTACCATAATATGCGTCATAGTATCCAGAACTCAATGAGAATGTTCCGAGTAATATCCTTCGTTTAACTTCTTTTCCAAATCCAGCACTTCTTGATTCGGAATATAAATCATCCAATTTTCCAGAGGTTTCCTTTCGTAATCCATATCGAATTCCATCAAAACGACTTAAATTAGAAGAACATTCGGCAGTTGCGATTAAGTAATATACTGGAATTGCATATTTCAAAAGAGAAAAATCCAAAGCGACTAACTCAGCACCTTTTTCTTCCAAAGATTTTAAAATTTCTAAATACCGTGCATTCACATCTGGTGAAAAATTAAAATCTTCCGTTTTCATGATCCCAATTTTTTTACCTTTCCAATCAATTGTATTCACGGATTTGGAATTAAAATGTTCTACTTTAGCGGTTGTTTGGTCTTTTGTATCAAGTCCGGATAATATTTCTAAAAGGTCACTAATCCCTTCCATGTCATTGGAGAAAGGTCCAATTTGGTCTAAACTGGATGCATAAGCAATAAGTCCATAACGTGATACTCTTCCATAAGTAGGTTTTAAGCCCCAAATTCCACAAAGTGCTGCAGGTTGGCGAATCGATCCACCAGTGTCTGATCCGAGTGAAATAGGTAACATGGAAGCTGCAACTGCCGCCGCCGAACCCCCACTTGATCCACCTGGAATCCGATCTGTATCAAATGGGTTTTTGGAAGTTTGGAATGCACTGTTTTCTGTAGAAGAACCCATTGCAAACTCGTCCATATTGAGTCTTGGAAACAGAACAAAACCTTTTTCTTTTAATTTTGTGATGACAGTTGCATCATAAGGAGATTCAAAATTTTCCAAAATCTTGGAGGAACAAGAAGTGATTTCCCCTCTGATACAGATATTGTCTTTAATTCCAATTGGGATTCCATCAAATTCAGAAAATGGTTTACCAACTTTTCTCCTTTCGTCACTTTCTTTTGCCTGGGTAAGAATTTTGTCCGCATTTAGATTCAAAAATGCTTTTACTTTTGAATCACTAACTTTAATTCTCTCTAAATATGCGGAAACTAACTCTTGTGAGGTTAAACTTCCATCATTTAATTTTTTTTTGATTTCCGAATAAGTAAGAAAAATAATCTCTTTCATGTTTCAATCACCTTAGGTACAACCACATAACCATTTTCGTATGAAGGAGCAATTTTTGATAAATCATCTCGTTTTAGCGAGTTTTCACTTAGATCTTTTCGCAATTCATAGAAAATTTGTTCATAAATCTCATCATCGCCAACTTTTGATGTATCTAGATTTTTGATTTCATCTACATACTGTACAATTCTTGAGAAATCACTGAGCATACCTGCAATTTCACTATCTTCAATGTTGAGTTTTGCTAAATTAGCAATGTTCTTTAATTCTTTTTCATCCATAAGGTTTCCTCAGTATGCATTCCTATCTATAATCGCTTTTAAAGGTGTGAGTAAAATGATTTTTATATCCAAAAGTAAGGACCAGTTTTCGATGTAAAAAATATCGGCTTCGATTCTTTTTTCAATAGAGGTATCCCCTCTAAATCCTTGGACTTGTGCCCAACCAGTGATCCCAGCTTTTGCCGCATGACGCCGCATATATTGATGGTGTTCATTTCTGAATTTTTCCACATAAAAAGGTCTTTCTGGTCTTGGCCCCACAACTGACATATCACCAAGTAACACATTGAAAAATTGTGGTGTTTCATCCAAAGATAATTTACGTAAGATAGATCCAACGGGTGTTACCCTTGGATCATCTTTAACAGTCCATAAAGTATCTGATTTTTCTTTGGCTTGGACAACCATGGAGCGGAATTTAATCATTCCAAAAACTTTATTATCAAGACCAACTCTCTCTTGTTTATAAAAGATAGGACCTTTACTTGTCAATTTTACAAGTAATGCTATTAAAATGTAAAAAGGACTAAACAATAGGATAAAAAATAGCGAAAACAAGATATCAAACGTTCTCTTTAATACTAAATTATATCCTAATCGTAGTGGAATGTTTCGAATGGAAATAATGGGAATCCCATCTAACACTTCCACTCTACCTTTGGCAGTAACTATCTCTTCGTAACTGGGAATTACTTTTAAATCGATTCCATGGAAATCAGCAATGTCTATCACGTCTTTTAAAGAATCCCCTTCTTCATGTGATAGTGCATAAACAATTAAATCAATTTGGTTTTGTTCTACAAAATTCTCTAACTTGCTTGTCGATGTGACAGTTTGAATTTGTTTTGGGGAAAGGTTTTTTTTGCCAGCAACAAATCCTTTGACAGTATATCCATAAATAGAATGTTTTTGTAATGTTTTAGAAAAATTGATGGCTGATTTTCCGGTTCCAATGATGAGAACAGACTTTAAATTATAACCCTTACTCCTTAGATATTGCATGAGTGATCTCAGAACAAAATGAGAAAAGGAAGTGAGGATTACCGTACAAATTGCAAAGTATCCAATCACCAAGCGAGAAAAACTTTCCCCTCGAAAGAAAAACAGTAAGGAAAGTACAACGAGGAGATTAAGGATCACTCCAGAGATAATGGCAAAAAGTTCATCTGAAAAAGATAAACCTCTTCTCGGGTGGTATAAATCGATTGATAAAAAAGAAACAACTTGGGAAAATCCAAGCACAATTCCGAGGATTAAATAATTGACGGGATCAATTGTTTGGATTTGGAAACTAGAATCTGGAGATAAATAATACCTGACAACATACGCTGTTAAGAAACTAGCTAAGCCTATAAAAAAATCAGTAACTAAAAATAGTAATTTGAATGATTGACTTCTTTCTTTTAGCATTTGGTTACCATATTTAATCTGTTAAATCTGTCGAAGTTCCATCTAATGGACGTTTTCTGAATCGATACAATCTTACCCTGGTTGCTTGGGCAGATGATGAATCCCCAAAACTGAAATTTGTTAAATTTACAGATAGATATACGGATTGATCGTAGAAAGTTAATTGGTTATTGAGAGCAAGTCCTCCCGGTAAAGCACGAAGGTTCATACTATATCCCAATCGATACTCCCAATTATGCAGGTCCATTTTAAAAGTCATCATAAACCTGTTGATATTAAAAACAGTTTTTTGTCTTTCCGTCTGTCCTTTAGCCCCTGTTCCCGAAGCCAAATCTTCCCAGATCGTCGTTTGGTCATAATTGGTTCCAGTTTGAGCTGTATACAATTCAGGACTTGTATTTAATGCATAAAACTGTCCTTGTGCAAGTGCTGTTAGGCGCCAAGGCTCAGTTACTCTTGAATCTAATTCCAATTCAAGACCTGTGTAACGAGTTACTTTCATATCTGTTTTGAAAAAGAATCGGTAACTATCCAAAAAACTATCTTTGTAAACATGATACCAAGTTGAACCAATTTCCAAACTACGGAATGCTCGAATGATGGGCCAAGAAAACCCACCCATTTTGTATGAAACAGTTAGGTTATTAGATAGTGATCGATTTTGAGGAGTATGATGAACATAATCATTATTGATAAAAATACCAGAATAAAAGTTTCGCTTTCTTTCTAATAAACTTGGTCTTCTCGTCGTAAAACCATCCACAAAATCAAGAAAACCACCTATCCTAACAACTGTATAATACCATCGTTGCATATTGGTAAGTCCAGGGTTATACGAAGATGAAAATTGACGTAAGTCTCTTATGGTACGAACTGAAATATCCCAATCATTTAAGGCATAACTTTCTAATGAAAATTCTGCTTCATGTTGGCGTAAATTTCCTAAAATTGGATCTTTTGCTTCCGCTTTATCTGCATCTAATCTGCGATAAGTGGTAGATAGAAAAATTTCTGGAATCCCCATTCGAACTGTATGAGATTGTCTTACATATTGATACGATTGTTGTTTGAGTAAAGTTGCGTATGCTTTGTTTACATCGCGGTCTGGTCCATTTAACTCACTGCCGGTTCCTGGAAATTCAACAGATTGTTTTGTTGCCCCCATATAAACGGATGGAGTAAAGGACATGTACGCTCCCATCGCAATGGGAGAACGAAATCCTGTTTCTCCTACCACATTCGTTTGGGACCTTAATACATAATCTTGGTATTGGCTTCTCGGATCCACGACACCGGTTGTAGGATTTAACTTTTGTTGCGGAGGACCATAAATTCGATTGATGTTTGTTTGGAACAATAAATCCCAATAAACAGGACTGGCCGTCCCTGGGATTAATCCAATATTACTGGAATTCCGAATGGTGACGGCTGGTAATGTATCTTGTGCTGCAAAGAATTGATTTGCTTGGATTTGGTAAATGAGTGTTCGACTCATGGAGATACCAACACTCAAATCCCCTCTATTTTCCGTATAATTGAAGTTCCAGTTCAGAAGGTTTCGGATCAGTCCAAAACGTACGTCTCGATATGTATATAATGATTGTAATGAATTAGAAGGTTGGTATCGATTTCCAAATTCATAATCAAACAATCTGTTGCTATAATTTTCATATTGTAATTGAAAGTTTCTAGTGTAATCTTTCGAGAAATCATTAAATTTTGCATTTAATCGTAAGTCAGCTTTCCACCAAGGATCATAATTAACGCCTGTATTACGATAAGGTAGACTGGTATTCGGAAATAATTCTCCTCGATCTACGTTATTAGTTGTCGCAACTGTTCCTATTCCACCATTCTTAAAACGATCTTCATAAACAGGAGTGATAGCTGTGTTTTTATAATTGGCATAACCTAAGTTGATATTATAATTGAGAACGGGGGAAACTTTCCACATTTCTAACTGGGCAGCTTGACCCGTTTTTTCATACATATCAAAACGAAATTTATAACCGTTTGCTAAGAATAAACTATTTGGATAAGAATCTGACCATTGGTATGAGTTTTGCCAAAACCAACCTTGTGTGTTATTTTTACCAAACTGCGTGGTAACACCATTACCGGATTCTGAATTGTACAAAAACGGTAACATAAAAAGAGTTGTACCACCAACTTTATAAGAAACCCATTGCGCAACTACCGTTCGATCATCATGGATGACAATGCGTTTTGCTTGGAATGATTCATGTGGAAGTTCCGCATTACATGCAGTAAAGTATCCCATTTCTAATAGGTAGCGTTTTTCATCCAATCGTTTGATCTTTTGACCAATGAAGTGGGAAGGGAACATACTTAACTTAGAATTGTATACAACACCTTGGTTTAATTTTAGATCGTAAATCATTCGATCTCCAATCACCTTAGCATTTCCGTCTTTGTATTCCACTCCCCCTTCTGCATAAATTTCTTGTCGATTCGCGTCTATGGAAACGGAATCAGCAATCAATTCTCCCGCTTTGATTTTAACGCGCACCTTTCCTCTTAAAACAAGGACTCCACCTTTTGTTTTGTCGATGTTCATGAGTTGGCCTTCCGCAGCATTTTGGATTTGGATGGGTGGGCCTTTTTTCGGTTGAGACGCAAGTAACGATTCAGGAGTCAGTGGAATTTCTTCTGGTGGGACAAGTGCTTCCCGTAAACGTTCCCGTTTGGTATAAATCGTACCTGTTGGATTCAAACCTAAATTTCTTAAGTTGTCTTCGACTTCTCGGTCGGTCATCACATCAACTGATTTGCGAACAATGCCTCGCTGGATTTGTGTTGTTGTCTGTTTTCTTTCTTCTTCTTGTTGGTTTTTCGTTGGTAAAGATTGGTCAGGGAATAGCAGTTTTAAGCCATTTGTATCCTGTGCCAGAATTTCCATTCCGAGAAGAAAACAACAAAATAGTATGAGAAAATGAATGGATTTTTGCACAGCGGGCTTTGGAAGTATAGAACGAGAGTTTTACCCCTATCGAAAAAATCAATGGAAAACCAGGTAGAAATTCGCACCCGAATCTTGTAAAATCTGTGAAAAAGAGGTTGCGTAAGTTTCCGAGGAGTGGACATAATCGAATGGCTCGAGACTTGGGCATAGGTGAGTTTTGAATGGCTAAAACCTACTCTGGAGAACGTATTCCAGGTACCTTACGGTACAACCTCAAAATTAGAGACGGACAAGAAGAACACATTGTCCAAGTTCCGGAACCTACGATCCAAATCCTCACAGACGGTTTTGGTCCAGAAGAAAGTGCCAATCGATTGGCCCTTGCCCTGCTCCTTGACTTTACGAAAAACCCTCAGCTTTCCTTTGCCTTTTACAAAGACTTCAATTTTTTCTTAGCGGGTCTTTTGTCAGAAGACAATTGGTTATTACATTCCAATCGTATTGAATTATTTTTTAAATTGTTAGAAACTCCCCGTTTGGACAAAAAACCAATTCTATCAGGGAATCCTTCTTAAACTCTTTCGTTCAAACAGGTTTTACAATGGGCAAAGTAAACACCCAAGAGGAAGACTCTTCCTCTCTTGTTAAGTTTCCTTTGTGTTCTGCAATGATGCTACGAGTGACATCTAATGAATTCATTTGAGAAATTCCCATCATCAAATCTTCCGAACCATTGTCTTTGATTTGGATTTGGACAAATTCTTTTCCATCATCACCTACAACGGATAATGAAATAGAAATTTTCCTACCAATGGAATCTTCTCTCGTATTCACGCGTAACCTTGCATCTTGGATTAAGTTGAGGAGAACCTGTTTGATTTTTTGGGGTTGGCAATACACATGAGGTACGTCTCCCATTTCCAATTCACATTGGATTCCTTCTTTTAAAAAGTATTGGTGCAGGAAGGAACGTGTATCATTCAAAATGCTTACTAAATTAGAATACGTCCATTGGGAACTGGTTGATTGCGAATAAGAAACTAAGTTCTTCACAATCTTGGCAATTCGTTCTGACTCTTCGGTAATTTTTTCTGCTTTTTCCTTTAAGGGTGAATTGGATGTTTTTTTTGCCTCTAAAAGGATAAGGTCCGCTAAATTGAGAATGGATGTGAGAGGGTTGTTAATTTCATGTGAAATGCCGGAAGCAACAAGTGCTATCGTTTCCCATTTTTGGTTTTCTGCCAATCGACTTTCCACAACTCGGATGTGTTTTTGTACTTGTGATTTGTAAATTGCCATTTCCACAGAAATATATAAATCACGGCTATTAAATGGTTTGATCAAATAACCAAATGGTTCAGTGGTTTTGGCTCGATTGATTGTGGCTTCATCAGAATAAGCAGTGAGGTAAATGACTGGAATTTCTTTACTTCTTTTGATTTTACCTGCTATCTCTATTCCATCCATGGGACCATTCAACATAATGTCCATGAGAACTAGGTCAAAGTGTTCGGATTCAATTTGTTCAATTGCATCATTTGCTTCCGATACATATGTGGCGTTGTAACCGTATTGTTTTAAGGTTGAACAAATATTGATCGCGATGATCCTTTCGTCTTCGACAACAAGGATTTTTTTTACATCAGTTTCTTTTTGATTTTCCACAATAGATGTCATTGTTTTACACAACCAGTCTCCACTATCAAATAGAATAATTTCCGTTTGTCAACAGAATCCAGACAACAAATCTCTGTATTGTGAACCAGGAACTAAATGATGCCCAAAGACAAGTGGTTTTGGCTGAGAAAGGCCCAATTTTAGTGGTTGCTGGGGCGGGGACTGGAAAAACCAATACCCTCGTCCATAAATTGGCCCATTTGGTAAAAAATGGTACAAATCCTGAATCTATCCTTTTGCTTACCTTCACAAGGCGTGCTGCAAAAGAAATGTTGGGTCGTGCTTCTGGTATTTTGGACAACCGTATGATGTCTGTTCGAGGGGGAACCTTTCATTCCTTCTGCCATCATTTTCTACGTAAGTTTGCAAGTGTTATCTCCTTAGATTCAAATTTTACAATATTAGATGAAGAAGACACAATTGGATTTGTCGGTATGGCAAGGGAACAAGTTGTTACAACTGGAACAAAAGTTCGGTTTCCCAAAAAAGAAACACTCGCTGAAATTTTTTCTGCTTGTTTCAATTTGCAAATTTCATTAGAAAAATACCTACAAAAGGAATATCCAATGTTCCTTGGTATCACAAAAGAAATCCAAGAAATCAAAACTAAATTTGCCGATCTCAAAGCCAAACACAACTCACTCGATTTTGACGATTTACTAGAATTCACTCGCAAAATTCTTGTCTCGGATGAAAGAATTCGGCAAAAAATGTCCACTACTTATGATTACATATTAGTTGATGAATACCAAGATACCAATAAAATACAAGCACATATCGCCTGTTTATTGGCAAGTATCCACCAAAACATTTTAGTTGTAGGCGATGATGCACAGTGTATTTACGGTTTTCGAGGAGCAAGTGTTCATAACATGTTGGATTTTCCGAAAATTTTTCCAAATACGCAAATCATCCAACTCACAAAAAACTACCGAAGTGTCCAACCTGTTCTAAACCTTGCGAATGCAGTACTAGAAAAAAGTTCAGAAAATTATAAAAAGAATTTAATTGCATCCACACAGAAACATTCATTTCCACCTTATTTAATAACAGTGGAATCTTTT
Encoded proteins:
- a CDS encoding response regulator; this translates as MTSIVENQKETDVKKILVVEDERIIAINICSTLKQYGYNATYVSEANDAIEQIESEHFDLVLMDIMLNGPMDGIEIAGKIKRSKEIPVIYLTAYSDEATINRAKTTEPFGYLIKPFNSRDLYISVEMAIYKSQVQKHIRVVESRLAENQKWETIALVASGISHEINNPLTSILNLADLILLEAKKTSNSPLKEKAEKITEESERIAKIVKNLVSYSQSTSSQWTYSNLVSILNDTRSFLHQYFLKEGIQCELEMGDVPHVYCQPQKIKQVLLNLIQDARLRVNTREDSIGRKISISLSVVGDDGKEFVQIQIKDNGSEDLMMGISQMNSLDVTRSIIAEHKGNLTREEESSSWVFTLPIVKPV
- a CDS encoding LPS-assembly protein LptD, with product MEILAQDTNGLKLLFPDQSLPTKNQQEEERKQTTTQIQRGIVRKSVDVMTDREVEDNLRNLGLNPTGTIYTKRERLREALVPPEEIPLTPESLLASQPKKGPPIQIQNAAEGQLMNIDKTKGGVLVLRGKVRVKIKAGELIADSVSIDANRQEIYAEGGVEYKDGNAKVIGDRMIYDLKLNQGVVYNSKLSMFPSHFIGQKIKRLDEKRYLLEMGYFTACNAELPHESFQAKRIVIHDDRTVVAQWVSYKVGGTTLFMLPFLYNSESGNGVTTQFGKNNTQGWFWQNSYQWSDSYPNSLFLANGYKFRFDMYEKTGQAAQLEMWKVSPVLNYNINLGYANYKNTAITPVYEDRFKNGGIGTVATTNNVDRGELFPNTSLPYRNTGVNYDPWWKADLRLNAKFNDFSKDYTRNFQLQYENYSNRLFDYEFGNRYQPSNSLQSLYTYRDVRFGLIRNLLNWNFNYTENRGDLSVGISMSRTLIYQIQANQFFAAQDTLPAVTIRNSSNIGLIPGTASPVYWDLLFQTNINRIYGPPQQKLNPTTGVVDPRSQYQDYVLRSQTNVVGETGFRSPIAMGAYMSFTPSVYMGATKQSVEFPGTGSELNGPDRDVNKAYATLLKQQSYQYVRQSHTVRMGIPEIFLSTTYRRLDADKAEAKDPILGNLRQHEAEFSLESYALNDWDISVRTIRDLRQFSSSYNPGLTNMQRWYYTVVRIGGFLDFVDGFTTRRPSLLERKRNFYSGIFINNDYVHHTPQNRSLSNNLTVSYKMGGFSWPIIRAFRSLEIGSTWYHVYKDSFLDSYRFFFKTDMKVTRYTGLELELDSRVTEPWRLTALAQGQFYALNTSPELYTAQTGTNYDQTTIWEDLASGTGAKGQTERQKTVFNINRFMMTFKMDLHNWEYRLGYSMNLRALPGGLALNNQLTFYDQSVYLSVNLTNFSFGDSSSAQATRVRLYRFRKRPLDGTSTDLTD